The Paeniglutamicibacter sulfureus genome includes a region encoding these proteins:
- a CDS encoding SRPBCC domain-containing protein, with amino-acid sequence MSNESSESAIAGEPEIHGTMQMIDGRVVLHFNLSLRHAVERVWRAVSVPSELESWFPGAVDWTPAVGETFDAGGATLEVTNVDAPHHLAWSYAGQLQSFELSGEGDRCRLTFTHVFDDLPLAAQTAAGWETYLSRLDPHLRGEHLTEATAHEQWAEIHERYAESFGVDPAPGRKFAEGMRSSQ; translated from the coding sequence ATGAGCAACGAAAGCTCGGAATCGGCAATTGCAGGAGAGCCAGAAATCCACGGAACCATGCAAATGATCGATGGACGCGTGGTTTTGCACTTCAACTTGAGTTTGCGCCATGCCGTTGAGCGCGTTTGGCGGGCCGTCAGTGTGCCATCTGAACTCGAAAGCTGGTTCCCGGGAGCCGTTGACTGGACTCCGGCAGTGGGGGAGACCTTCGATGCCGGTGGGGCGACTCTCGAGGTGACCAACGTTGATGCTCCGCATCATCTGGCGTGGTCCTACGCCGGCCAGCTGCAAAGCTTCGAACTCAGCGGGGAGGGCGACCGCTGCCGTCTAACGTTCACCCACGTCTTTGACGACCTCCCACTTGCAGCGCAGACGGCAGCCGGTTGGGAGACCTATCTTTCTCGACTTGACCCACATTTGCGTGGCGAGCACTTGACGGAAGCTACGGCCCACGAGCAATGGGCGGAGATTCATGAGCGCTATGCCGAAAGCTTCGGGGTCGACCCGGCACCCGGCCGGAAGTTCGCAGAAGGCATGCGTTCTTCCCAGTGA
- a CDS encoding integrase catalytic domain-containing protein, translating into MHTRRELVSGFAAEYAKGTKGQKGVMLDYLCASTGWSRANARRRLATELRKPARGIPKPLPRRRPRKYGPAALKLLERIWTLSGEPCGKYLAPIMADELERLERFDELGTVAGLLTDEVRDELLSMSASTMDRYLKPLRAARYPSALSSTKPGAMLRSEIPVRWSGTPMEQEPGFFEIDTVAHCGHSLKGEFLYSITLTDVFTGWTVNTCVKNRAHSHVVAGVDLLVRSLPYPMRALDFDNGGEFINTQLIEWAQERNIDLTRARAYKHNDNAHVEQRNRDWVRRHAFRFRYEGPEEMALLNELWALVNQRKNHLLPMVKANGYGTARSGRRKRTYDRPRTAYQRIMDLEAMDPEHAKALAGIHGDLNPAAITRRINAIQNHLINRAKMRAQSGDALFGEQIS; encoded by the coding sequence ATGCACACCCGGCGAGAGCTCGTCAGCGGCTTCGCCGCCGAGTATGCGAAAGGGACCAAGGGACAGAAGGGCGTGATGCTCGACTACCTGTGCGCATCGACCGGCTGGTCAAGGGCCAACGCCCGCCGGCGTCTGGCCACGGAACTGCGTAAGCCCGCACGCGGGATTCCGAAGCCCCTGCCGCGGCGCAGGCCCCGCAAGTACGGGCCGGCGGCCCTCAAGCTCCTGGAACGAATCTGGACGCTTTCCGGAGAGCCCTGCGGGAAATACTTGGCTCCGATCATGGCCGACGAGCTCGAGCGTTTGGAACGCTTCGACGAACTCGGGACAGTGGCGGGACTGCTGACCGACGAGGTCAGGGACGAGCTGCTATCCATGTCGGCCTCCACGATGGATCGGTATCTGAAGCCGTTGCGCGCCGCTCGATACCCCTCGGCACTGTCCTCGACCAAGCCCGGGGCGATGCTGCGTTCGGAGATCCCGGTGCGGTGGTCGGGCACGCCCATGGAGCAGGAACCGGGGTTCTTCGAGATCGACACCGTCGCCCACTGCGGACACAGCCTCAAGGGCGAGTTCCTGTATTCGATCACCCTGACAGATGTGTTCACCGGGTGGACCGTGAACACGTGTGTGAAAAACCGTGCGCACAGCCATGTCGTGGCCGGGGTCGACCTGCTGGTCCGGTCCCTGCCCTACCCGATGCGGGCCCTGGATTTCGACAATGGCGGTGAATTCATCAACACCCAGCTCATCGAGTGGGCGCAGGAACGAAACATTGATCTGACTAGGGCGCGGGCGTATAAGCATAACGACAATGCGCATGTCGAGCAGCGAAATCGGGATTGGGTCCGTCGCCATGCCTTCAGGTTCCGCTACGAGGGTCCGGAGGAGATGGCCCTGCTCAATGAGCTCTGGGCGCTGGTGAACCAGCGCAAGAACCACCTGCTGCCGATGGTCAAGGCCAACGGCTACGGCACCGCACGTTCGGGTCGCAGGAAGCGGACTTATGACCGGCCGCGGACCGCGTACCAGCGCATCATGGATCTGGAGGCCATGGACCCGGAACATGCCAAGGCCCTGGCGGGCATCCACGGGGACCTGAATCCGGCGGCCATCACTCGCCGCATCAATGCCATCCAGAACCATCTCATCAACCGGGCCAAGATGCGCGCGCAGTCCGGGGATGCCCTATTTGGCGAGCAAATTAGTTGA
- a CDS encoding nucleotidyltransferase domain-containing protein, translated as MTALEEKLAGWTGPSSATEQDRQDRTERMIREAINAHPAFQTLSRKVYAKGSYANNTNVRSESDVDVAVECTNIFYYDKTSTDLGTSITPYSGEWGDPQRLRDELIAALRAKFGSDVDTSGSTAIQVHSSSARVEADVVPCFEYRYYYSASSWVEGARVYKTDGTHVENYSSRQLTNGRAKNTRTNQAYKKTVRILKRLENAMVADGSHREAPSFFLECLVYNCPDSLFATSTWTATVKDVLTHIYTSLDGAEPANDNDRWLEVNETKFLFHTSQKWTRKDARDFAYAGWSYLGLGDA; from the coding sequence ATGACAGCTCTTGAAGAAAAACTTGCAGGATGGACGGGCCCATCGAGTGCGACTGAACAGGATAGACAGGATCGAACCGAGCGAATGATTCGGGAGGCCATCAACGCTCACCCTGCGTTTCAGACCCTCTCGCGAAAGGTGTACGCCAAGGGGTCGTACGCCAACAACACCAACGTTCGCTCTGAAAGTGATGTCGATGTTGCAGTCGAGTGCACTAATATCTTCTACTACGACAAGACGTCCACAGATCTTGGAACGTCGATCACACCATACTCGGGCGAGTGGGGTGATCCGCAGAGGCTTCGGGACGAACTGATCGCCGCGCTTCGAGCCAAGTTCGGCTCCGACGTCGACACGTCGGGATCAACTGCGATCCAAGTTCACTCCAGCTCCGCCCGCGTAGAGGCGGATGTAGTTCCATGCTTTGAGTACCGCTACTACTACTCCGCTTCAAGCTGGGTCGAAGGCGCTCGCGTCTACAAGACTGACGGCACGCACGTCGAGAACTACTCATCACGCCAGCTCACAAACGGTCGCGCGAAGAACACACGCACCAATCAGGCCTACAAGAAGACGGTTCGGATCCTGAAGCGTCTTGAGAACGCGATGGTCGCAGATGGTTCTCATCGCGAAGCGCCGTCCTTCTTCCTCGAGTGCCTGGTTTACAACTGTCCCGACTCACTGTTCGCGACTTCCACATGGACGGCGACGGTGAAAGACGTGCTCACCCACATCTACACCTCGCTCGATGGAGCTGAGCCTGCAAACGACAACGATCGATGGCTGGAGGTCAACGAGACCAAGTTTCTGTTCCATACGTCGCAGAAGTGGACACGCAAGGATGCCCGCGACTTCGCCTACGCCGGCTGGAGCTATCTCGGCTTGGGAGACGCGTAG
- the ispD gene encoding 2-C-methyl-D-erythritol 4-phosphate cytidylyltransferase — protein MNVPTSFSEQEIHQTAVIVVAAGSGTRLGYGIPKALVPLAGRSLLEHALDRIQLAGCAAQVIAVLPEDEAELAAIAANHPLRPHWVSGGATRNDSVRAGLAALEPGTERVLIHDAARALTPPEVFRQVVSSLLAGAQAVIPVVPVVDTIKQVATDPGRQPHVTGTPARDLLRAVQTPQGFHAPTLLAAHQQATDWDRAKAEAITDDAMLMEILGERVDTVPGAAAALKITTKPDLVLAESMLPAHPPKESPMPPHSGGQQPPLIPRTGIGIDVHAVADPAEPRAMWLAGLHFPEDQGLSGHSDGDAVAHAACDALFSAAGIGDLGTHFGTDRPEYAGASGTTLLAEAARLVRAAGFEIGNVAVQFVGRRPKFAARRTEADAVLSKAAGAPVSVTATTSDGLGYEGAGAGVTAYATALVYSVR, from the coding sequence GTGAATGTCCCAACTTCGTTTAGCGAGCAAGAGATCCACCAGACGGCAGTCATCGTGGTGGCCGCCGGCTCGGGGACCCGGCTTGGCTACGGCATCCCCAAGGCCCTGGTCCCGCTGGCCGGCCGGTCGTTGCTCGAGCATGCGCTGGACCGAATCCAACTGGCCGGCTGCGCCGCCCAAGTCATTGCAGTGCTGCCGGAGGACGAAGCGGAACTTGCTGCCATCGCAGCGAACCATCCGTTGCGACCACACTGGGTGAGCGGCGGAGCAACCCGCAACGACTCGGTGCGTGCCGGACTCGCGGCGCTGGAACCCGGGACCGAACGCGTCCTGATTCACGACGCAGCCCGCGCGCTGACCCCGCCCGAGGTCTTCCGCCAAGTCGTGAGCTCACTTCTTGCGGGGGCACAGGCGGTGATTCCGGTGGTGCCGGTGGTGGACACCATCAAGCAAGTGGCCACCGATCCGGGACGCCAGCCGCACGTCACCGGCACCCCGGCACGCGATCTGCTGCGAGCCGTCCAAACCCCGCAGGGTTTCCACGCACCCACCCTGTTGGCGGCACACCAACAAGCCACGGATTGGGACCGGGCCAAGGCCGAGGCCATCACCGACGATGCGATGCTCATGGAAATTTTGGGTGAGCGTGTCGATACCGTCCCCGGTGCAGCGGCGGCCCTGAAGATCACCACCAAGCCGGACCTTGTCCTGGCCGAATCCATGTTGCCGGCACACCCCCCGAAGGAATCCCCTATGCCCCCGCACTCCGGCGGCCAGCAGCCCCCGCTGATCCCGCGCACCGGCATCGGCATCGATGTTCATGCCGTCGCCGATCCCGCCGAGCCCCGGGCCATGTGGCTGGCCGGACTCCATTTCCCCGAGGACCAGGGCCTGTCGGGTCACTCCGACGGCGACGCGGTTGCCCACGCCGCCTGCGACGCGCTGTTCTCGGCCGCCGGCATCGGGGATTTGGGAACACACTTCGGCACCGACCGTCCCGAATATGCCGGGGCCTCGGGCACCACGTTGCTGGCCGAGGCCGCGCGCCTGGTGCGTGCCGCGGGATTCGAGATCGGCAACGTTGCGGTCCAGTTCGTTGGCCGGCGTCCCAAGTTCGCCGCCCGCCGGACGGAAGCCGACGCCGTGTTGAGCAAGGCGGCCGGTGCCCCGGTCAGCGTCACCGCGACCACCTCCGACGGCCTGGGGTACGAGGGTGCCGGCGCGGGAGTCACCGCCTATGCCACCGCATTGGTGTATTCGGTGCGCTGA
- a CDS encoding FAD-binding oxidoreductase, with amino-acid sequence MNLETADSALIDDLILHIGEEAVTTDPKMLLSHSHDFGKIVDHQLPLAVVFAERVEDVQATLRLAAAAGVKVVPRGAGTGVSGGAHATARCIVLSLERMDRILEVRPEDEVAVVQPGVINAVLNRSVAKYGLMYAPDPASYQQSTIGGNVATNAGGLRCAKYGVTTDSVLGLDVVLADGTLISTGRNTFKGVAGYDLTSLLVGSEGTLGIVVSVTVRLRYLSEKTCSIAAVFTDVAQAAAGVVAIARVRVQPAILELIDLGTMRVLDAAYGSDLGARGGAMLLIRTDGHGAEIEAGIVRSALEGLGAQVSAPGDEEAVRLIEMRRASRGDGQDDKYRVGEDVAVPRSAMVDYMGTLDRIAERNRVMVRVVAHAGDGNLHPTFWVDPDDGDEGVARLDMALEESIRAALAVGGTITGEHGVGTAKRDWLAWEQSEEVLELQRKIKAVFDPQGILNPGKAIL; translated from the coding sequence ATGAACCTCGAAACCGCCGACTCGGCACTCATTGACGATCTGATCCTGCACATCGGTGAGGAAGCTGTAACCACCGACCCCAAGATGCTGTTGTCCCACAGCCATGACTTCGGGAAGATCGTTGACCACCAGCTGCCCTTGGCCGTCGTCTTTGCAGAGCGCGTGGAAGATGTCCAGGCGACCCTGCGCCTGGCCGCAGCGGCTGGAGTCAAGGTCGTCCCCCGTGGGGCTGGCACGGGCGTCTCAGGCGGCGCCCACGCGACCGCACGCTGCATCGTGCTATCCCTCGAACGCATGGACCGGATCCTGGAAGTCCGCCCCGAGGACGAGGTGGCAGTGGTCCAGCCCGGTGTCATCAACGCGGTGCTGAACAGGTCCGTGGCCAAATACGGGCTCATGTACGCACCCGACCCCGCCAGCTACCAGCAATCCACGATTGGCGGGAATGTGGCGACCAACGCCGGCGGGCTGCGCTGCGCCAAGTACGGGGTCACCACTGACTCCGTACTTGGCCTGGACGTCGTCCTGGCCGACGGCACCCTGATCAGTACCGGGCGGAATACCTTCAAGGGCGTTGCAGGCTACGACCTGACCTCGCTGCTTGTCGGTTCCGAAGGGACCTTGGGCATTGTCGTCTCCGTCACCGTGCGCCTGCGCTACCTCAGTGAAAAGACCTGCTCGATCGCCGCGGTGTTCACCGACGTCGCCCAGGCGGCCGCCGGCGTGGTGGCCATCGCGCGGGTGCGCGTGCAGCCGGCCATCCTGGAGTTGATCGACCTCGGAACGATGCGCGTGCTGGATGCCGCCTACGGCTCGGACCTCGGGGCGCGGGGCGGGGCCATGCTGTTGATCCGCACCGACGGCCATGGCGCCGAGATCGAGGCGGGCATCGTGCGCTCGGCCCTCGAAGGCCTCGGTGCGCAGGTGAGCGCACCGGGTGACGAAGAAGCGGTGCGGCTGATCGAGATGCGACGAGCCAGCCGCGGGGACGGGCAGGACGACAAATACCGGGTCGGTGAGGATGTCGCCGTGCCCAGGTCGGCCATGGTGGATTACATGGGGACCCTTGACCGGATCGCCGAACGGAACAGAGTCATGGTTCGCGTCGTGGCCCATGCCGGGGACGGCAACCTGCACCCCACCTTCTGGGTCGACCCGGACGATGGCGACGAAGGCGTGGCGCGGCTTGACATGGCCCTGGAGGAATCCATCCGAGCAGCGTTGGCGGTGGGCGGGACCATTACCGGCGAGCACGGCGTGGGCACTGCCAAGCGCGACTGGCTGGCCTGGGAACAGTCCGAGGAAGTTCTGGAGCTGCAGCGCAAGATCAAGGCGGTCTTCGACCCGCAGGGCATCCTCAACCCCGGCAAGGCGATCCTGTGA
- a CDS encoding SRPBCC domain-containing protein produces the protein MDGLFSHAASANDSGSQDDYRLPEHRHTVSVPVSADQAFEGFSEYIHLWWPVGKLSHFGPGSHVTFEKGSLLEESDDGNQHLWGKIVHFDAPHTIVLDFTLGMETAPPTHVSLEFHEQGSGTELILTHEGWSSGQIGKEQFEHYTQWPEILDFYARFMGANSRPDR, from the coding sequence ATGGACGGACTATTCTCACACGCGGCATCAGCCAACGATTCTGGCTCCCAAGATGATTACCGCTTGCCGGAGCACCGGCATACGGTCAGCGTCCCGGTGTCTGCGGACCAGGCCTTTGAAGGCTTCTCGGAATACATACACTTGTGGTGGCCGGTAGGCAAGCTCTCTCACTTCGGGCCGGGCAGCCATGTCACGTTTGAAAAGGGTAGCCTCCTCGAGGAATCGGACGACGGCAACCAGCATCTCTGGGGCAAGATCGTTCATTTTGATGCTCCGCACACCATAGTCCTGGACTTTACACTGGGCATGGAAACTGCCCCTCCCACCCATGTGAGTCTTGAATTCCATGAGCAGGGGTCCGGCACCGAGCTTATCCTGACCCATGAAGGGTGGAGCTCCGGACAGATCGGCAAGGAGCAATTCGAGCACTACACGCAGTGGCCGGAGATTCTCGATTTCTACGCTCGCTTCATGGGAGCGAACAGCAGGCCAGACCGCTAG
- a CDS encoding GlgB N-terminal domain-containing protein: MGQAELDADDYAPHRLEESLGAPLHVRPEVLEAVERGEDKSPHAILGPHLNLLGHVCVRTLQRDVLAINILTATATVPMLREHGDLWVGLIESKDIGRVPDYRIQRIELGGVRVIDDPYRHTPRLGELELHRLRTGGTQVQELLLGAHPQHYSSPMGDVEGTGFVVRQDEAVAVRVCGDFNIWNGSAHAMRQLGHSGIWEIFIPGVSVGSKYRFEYLEPTGTWVEYADPVGHYSTEDPDTICVVQPEGFEA; the protein is encoded by the coding sequence ATGGGTCAAGCGGAGCTCGACGCCGACGACTATGCGCCGCACCGGCTAGAAGAATCATTGGGAGCGCCCTTGCACGTACGACCCGAGGTCCTCGAAGCGGTTGAACGGGGAGAAGACAAATCCCCGCACGCGATCCTTGGGCCCCACCTGAACCTGTTGGGGCATGTGTGCGTCCGGACCTTGCAGCGCGATGTCCTGGCCATCAACATCCTGACCGCGACGGCCACGGTACCCATGCTTCGCGAGCACGGAGACCTCTGGGTGGGGTTGATCGAGTCCAAGGACATTGGCAGAGTTCCCGACTACCGGATCCAACGCATTGAGCTCGGGGGAGTCCGCGTGATCGATGATCCATATCGGCATACACCCCGTTTGGGTGAGCTGGAGCTCCATCGCCTGCGGACCGGAGGAACGCAGGTGCAGGAACTCTTGCTCGGTGCACATCCACAGCACTACTCCTCACCCATGGGGGACGTGGAAGGCACTGGTTTCGTAGTCAGGCAGGATGAGGCCGTTGCAGTGCGGGTTTGCGGCGATTTCAACATTTGGAACGGTTCCGCCCACGCCATGCGCCAGCTTGGCCATAGCGGGATCTGGGAAATCTTTATTCCTGGCGTTTCGGTCGGCTCCAAGTACCGATTCGAATACCTGGAGCCCACCGGCACATGGGTCGAGTATGCAGATCCTGTTGGCCACTATTCGACCGAGGATCCCGACACCATATGTGTAGTCCAACCCGAGGGGTTTGAGGCCTAG
- the rlmB gene encoding 23S rRNA (guanosine(2251)-2'-O)-methyltransferase RlmB, which yields MSAAPRRSGAKSKSKKGPSVGTGGYGRKALEGKGPTPKAEDRPYHKAFKNKELAERSAAKRGTSKGGPASRGRSTGGRSKNSEELVTGRNSVVEALRAGIPAKALHVAIRIDMDERVRESLKIAAERGIPVMETGKPELDRMTDEAIHQGLVLQIPPYDYADALETVKATISKHRKGYVKNAPLFIALDGITDPRNLGAIIRSASAFNAHAVIVPERRSVGMTASAWKTSAGAAVRVPVTRAPNLTSTLKGMKEAGVFVIGLDGDGDVSLPDLGLATDPLCIVVGSEGKGLSRLVRENCDMIVSIPINSSMESLNASMAVGITLYEVSRKRSA from the coding sequence ATGTCTGCTGCACCAAGGCGTTCCGGCGCCAAAAGCAAGAGCAAGAAGGGCCCCTCCGTCGGAACCGGCGGATATGGCCGCAAGGCGCTTGAGGGCAAGGGCCCCACGCCCAAGGCCGAGGACCGCCCGTACCACAAGGCCTTCAAGAACAAGGAGCTTGCCGAGCGCTCCGCGGCAAAGCGCGGAACCTCCAAGGGCGGCCCCGCCTCCCGCGGCCGCAGCACCGGCGGACGCTCGAAGAACAGCGAAGAACTGGTCACCGGACGCAACTCGGTCGTCGAGGCCCTGCGCGCCGGCATTCCTGCCAAGGCGCTGCATGTGGCTATCCGGATCGACATGGATGAGCGCGTGCGTGAATCCCTGAAGATCGCCGCCGAACGCGGCATCCCCGTGATGGAAACCGGCAAGCCGGAACTGGACCGGATGACCGACGAGGCAATCCACCAGGGCCTGGTCCTGCAGATCCCGCCGTACGATTACGCCGATGCGCTGGAAACCGTCAAGGCCACCATCTCCAAGCACCGCAAGGGCTACGTCAAGAACGCCCCGCTGTTCATTGCACTGGACGGCATCACCGACCCGCGCAACCTCGGTGCGATCATCCGTTCGGCTTCGGCATTCAATGCCCACGCCGTAATTGTTCCCGAGCGCCGCTCGGTGGGCATGACGGCCTCGGCCTGGAAGACCAGTGCGGGTGCCGCCGTGCGCGTGCCGGTCACCCGTGCCCCCAACCTGACCTCCACCCTCAAGGGCATGAAGGAAGCCGGCGTATTTGTCATCGGCCTGGACGGCGACGGCGACGTCTCCTTGCCGGATCTCGGCCTGGCCACCGATCCGCTGTGCATCGTGGTGGGCTCCGAGGGCAAGGGCCTGTCCCGCCTGGTGCGCGAGAACTGCGACATGATCGTCTCGATCCCGATCAACTCCTCCATGGAGTCGCTGAATGCATCGATGGCCGTGGGCATCACGCTTTACGAGGTTTCGCGCAAGCGCAGCGCCTAA
- a CDS encoding DUF6414 family protein — protein MSWFGFLRESEPIMKVLDRFLAELVPIKSKAVHYRVVKVAGHEYIVDKRSIKDLAIKSRPLYIVGVTEKLGYWKDLRRVLFSNARFTVMCRVARTGIHDSWTPVKLADLFTDVAPGFVDLINAIEVPKADDSTTTSQSKIRQDALRVALRAYEKALSEKLNIDVDTEQEQIFEALINRLAAPYVSGWSGTRVTEQVGSIA, from the coding sequence GTGAGTTGGTTTGGTTTCCTACGTGAGTCCGAACCAATCATGAAGGTGCTTGATCGCTTCCTCGCAGAACTAGTACCCATCAAGTCGAAAGCTGTCCACTACCGAGTCGTCAAGGTTGCTGGACATGAATACATTGTGGACAAGCGATCCATCAAGGATTTGGCCATCAAATCCCGCCCGCTCTACATCGTGGGTGTCACTGAAAAACTCGGATACTGGAAGGACCTACGGCGAGTGCTGTTCTCTAACGCTCGCTTCACAGTAATGTGCCGAGTGGCTCGAACCGGTATCCATGACAGTTGGACGCCCGTAAAGCTGGCCGATCTTTTCACTGATGTTGCGCCAGGCTTCGTTGACCTGATTAATGCAATCGAGGTTCCTAAAGCCGATGACAGTACGACGACATCGCAGAGCAAGATACGTCAAGATGCCCTGCGCGTGGCTCTCCGAGCATATGAGAAGGCGCTAAGCGAGAAGCTAAACATCGACGTCGACACTGAACAAGAGCAGATCTTTGAGGCACTCATAAATCGACTCGCAGCCCCCTACGTGTCAGGCTGGAGCGGTACCAGGGTGACAGAGCAAGTCGGCTCGATCGCGTAG
- the cysS gene encoding cysteine--tRNA ligase gives MSIRFYDTQQATTRDFVPLTEGKVGLYYCGATVQGMPHVGHVRSAIAFDILTRWLENRGFEVTVVRNVTDIDDKILEKSAASFAEDFEENEDYFAREEWFALAYRFEQEFNAAYDTLGVRRPTYEPRATGHIPEMHQLIARLIEAGHAYPALDDSGDVYFDVRSFPAYGSLTHQNVDDMQGAPDADPRGKRDPRDFALWKGQKDTDPASASWPSPWGTGRPGWHLECSAMVTKYLGTAFDIHGGGLDLRFPHHENEMAQSMAAGHEFANFWMHNGMVTYEGEKMSKSVGNTIAPAEMLEMASPRAVRYFLGQAHYRSQLDYRPDSLAEATSAVERIDGFVANALDRIHGVGPTEDFSIDMHHFEVTDAFADAMNDDLNVPQALASLHETVRRGNIALAAGDLEAADEAMQQVMAMTYTLGLDDTIEAGGSADAAQSAALSVLVDAQLADRAAAREAKDWARSDAIRDTLAKAGIVVEDSADGARWSLKG, from the coding sequence GTGAGCATCCGTTTTTATGACACCCAGCAGGCAACGACCCGGGACTTCGTGCCCCTAACCGAGGGCAAGGTCGGGCTGTACTACTGCGGCGCCACCGTCCAGGGCATGCCGCACGTGGGACACGTACGCAGCGCCATCGCCTTCGACATCCTCACCCGCTGGCTGGAAAACCGCGGCTTCGAGGTCACCGTCGTCCGCAACGTCACGGACATCGACGACAAGATCCTGGAGAAGTCAGCTGCCTCCTTCGCCGAGGACTTCGAGGAAAACGAAGACTACTTTGCGCGCGAGGAGTGGTTCGCCCTGGCCTACCGCTTCGAGCAGGAATTCAACGCGGCCTATGACACCCTGGGGGTGCGCCGCCCCACCTACGAACCCCGCGCCACCGGCCACATCCCGGAGATGCACCAGCTCATTGCCCGGCTCATCGAGGCAGGCCATGCGTACCCGGCGCTGGATGACTCCGGCGACGTCTACTTCGACGTCCGTTCCTTCCCGGCCTACGGCTCGCTGACCCACCAGAACGTCGATGACATGCAGGGCGCCCCGGATGCAGACCCGCGCGGAAAGCGCGATCCGCGCGACTTCGCTCTATGGAAGGGGCAGAAGGACACCGATCCGGCCAGTGCTTCCTGGCCCAGCCCATGGGGAACCGGCCGTCCCGGCTGGCACCTGGAATGCTCCGCCATGGTCACCAAGTACCTGGGCACCGCCTTCGACATCCACGGCGGCGGACTGGACCTGCGCTTCCCGCATCACGAAAACGAGATGGCCCAGTCCATGGCCGCGGGCCACGAGTTCGCCAACTTCTGGATGCACAACGGCATGGTCACCTACGAGGGTGAAAAGATGTCCAAGTCCGTCGGCAACACCATTGCCCCGGCAGAAATGCTGGAAATGGCAAGCCCCCGGGCCGTGCGCTACTTTCTGGGCCAGGCGCACTACCGCTCCCAGCTGGACTACCGCCCCGATTCCCTCGCCGAGGCCACGTCCGCGGTCGAGCGCATCGACGGGTTTGTGGCCAACGCGCTGGACCGCATCCACGGCGTGGGCCCCACCGAGGACTTCTCAATCGACATGCACCACTTCGAGGTGACCGATGCCTTTGCCGACGCCATGAACGATGACCTCAACGTGCCTCAGGCACTGGCGTCGCTTCATGAGACGGTGCGCCGCGGCAACATTGCGCTGGCAGCCGGCGACCTCGAGGCGGCCGACGAAGCCATGCAGCAGGTCATGGCCATGACCTACACGCTGGGCCTGGACGACACCATCGAGGCCGGCGGTTCCGCCGATGCCGCGCAGTCCGCCGCACTTTCGGTGCTGGTTGACGCCCAATTGGCCGACCGGGCAGCCGCCCGCGAGGCCAAGGACTGGGCGCGTTCGGATGCCATTCGCGACACCCTGGCCAAGGCCGGAATCGTGGTTGAGGACTCGGCGGACGGCGCCCGTTGGAGCCTGAAAGGGTAA